The segment AATTGCTATCTTATATGGCAAGGTTAAATTACAGTTATAAGGATAAATACCTTTTAACAGCATCCATTCGTCAGGATGGTTCTTCAGTACTTCCTGTAGGTAATAAATATGCTGCTTATCCTTCTCTTGCGTTAGCTTGGAGAGTAAGTAAAGAAAAATTCATGGATAATATAAAATGGGTTGATGATCTTAAATTGAGAGTTGGTGTTGGTACTACAGGTAACTCTGCAATTACACCATACTTAAATCAGGGTCCTGTAATACAACTT is part of the Thermococcus sp. MAR1 genome and harbors:
- a CDS encoding TonB-dependent receptor domain-containing protein produces the protein LLSYMARLNYSYKDKYLLTASIRQDGSSVLPVGNKYAAYPSLALAWRVSKEKFMDNIKWVDDLKLRVGVGTTGNSAITPYLNQGPVIQLFYPFISSNAAGNIPNPNLANQDLKWESTTQYNLAFDFSL